The Bradyrhizobium sp. CCGB01 genome segment CGTGCTGCCACGACGTCGGTCGTTTTCCCGTAGAGCAGCAGATTGCTCAGCGGGGACCAGACCACCTTGGCCTGATTTTGGGCCATCGTTCCGAAGTCGGTCGCATCGAGCGCCGTGCAATGAATGCCGGCCAGCGATGGTTCGATCGCCCAATCGCCTGCGGGATTGCGCAAAGCGAGAAAGTGGCTGTGCGCACTGGTATCGACGCCTTCGCTCAGATGCAGCAGGAAGCACGTCGACGATTTGAGCTCGTTGTCGAACTTCGCCCAATCCTCCGCATCGATATCGGGGATCTTCGAGTGGGCCCGCGGAAGATCGGGAGGGCTCCCGATCTCGGCGGCGCGCAGCGCTCCCTTGTAGTATTTGTGGATCGTGCCGCTCCAGTTCGACAGCGTGATCCCCTGGCTGGTCGTCGTGCCCGCGACCATGCACTTGGCTTCGACATAGCGGACCAGCGCCGGCAGCAGCGAGCCGTCGTCGGCCAGCGCAATCGCGCTCATGGGGCCGGTCACGGACGTCTTGTACGATCTGGCGTTCTGCCACTGGTCGCGATTGCGGTAGAGCTGCGGCACGCTCCAGAGCGGCAGGATGTTGTAGCTCAAATGATTGTGCAGCTCGATCAGGCCGGGATAGATGGTGCCGCCGGTCATGACCGGATCGACGGCCTCGAAGCCTGCCGGGGCGGGCTGTCCCTTGGGCACGATCGCGGCGATGCGATCGTCTTCGATGAAGATCGTTCCGCTCTTGATGACGTCGCCCTCAGTGGCCATCGTCACGATCCGCCCGTTCAGCGCCCAGCGCGTCGGGGTCGCGGCCGGGCTCATGGGATCACCCCGTCGGGAACGGTGATCGCGATCGTGCGTCGCTTGGCTGCCGCGTCAGCGCCCTGGCGCGTGGCCCACGGCGTGTCCCCGCACATCCAGGCCGGTAGTCCCGCGGGAAGATCCTTTGCGATGATGTCGATGAGTTCGGTCGGCTTGAAGGTGTCGCCATACGGCACGAGTGTGGTCGGTATGTCGGGATGCAGGAGCGCAGGTGCGAGGGCTGCGAGCGCGGCATTCCACTTGGTCAGCATGATCTTGGTGTTCGCAGCCCGTGTCGCGTTATCACTGGCGGAACTTTC includes the following:
- a CDS encoding amidohydrolase family protein, coding for MSPAATPTRWALNGRIVTMATEGDVIKSGTIFIEDDRIAAIVPKGQPAPAGFEAVDPVMTGGTIYPGLIELHNHLSYNILPLWSVPQLYRNRDQWQNARSYKTSVTGPMSAIALADDGSLLPALVRYVEAKCMVAGTTTSQGITLSNWSGTIHKYYKGALRAAEIGSPPDLPRAHSKIPDIDAEDWAKFDNELKSSTCFLLHLSEGVDTSAHSHFLALRNPAGDWAIEPSLAGIHCTALDATDFGTMAQNQAKVVWSPLSNLLLYGKTTDVVAARTAGLTIALGSDWSPSGSKNLLGELKAAKVVSAHFNLGFSDYAIVSMATRNPAAILKWDAGLGTIAKGKLADLLVVKGVTGEPYGHLIKSREQDIVLVTIGGRPRYGMKRAMQLAGGSGEALKIGSSARVIDFSSPDQDPEIEKITLAEATSRLRTALGQLGTLQPHSLAMSAAIASGTVSRTGWRLALDEQFGNNVQLRPRLEYNGVRTGPDLQAVTAATEPLHPIKLDGLTVAGDPAFLDMLKSETNLPAGIATAIAAFY